From a single Pelmatolapia mariae isolate MD_Pm_ZW linkage group LG20, Pm_UMD_F_2, whole genome shotgun sequence genomic region:
- the hdac7a gene encoding histone deacetylase 7 isoform X2 gives MDLRVGERGMRPGSDTVLLTPLHPPLHLSPFSPQPRSSFSQQQLHQQIRFNMEQRRREHEHHEKQQELQQLKHKDKSQQSAVASSLVKQKLQEVILKKQKKAELERTNANSLTAPPVQYRKLGPDPSVPTLVSSSTQPPPEGPEGTPLRRAASEPNLKVKHKLKKHLNTRKSPLTRKESAPPTVKHRVPDTLDSSPSSSSTPVSGCSSPNDSLPNENGLLPSAGGLSHEAQKLLLRDGTLANFTIQSPSTLPTITLGLPANSRTEGELSSLKVSRVPVVTAGGSSVFLPLSREDQAGQMNPHLPVIILEPSGLVRTPLLTVQGLDSVPLQFAQPLDHLSAGGVQSHKPLSRARSEPLPQSPHVLHTHLLQQQHNTQLLERLKQQTHLGKLMSKSSEKPRLHQIPSEDMDSEDGGGTSPTEPAYHSRGRSESLREVEPSASKTQEEQMNLQHALILNQSLLWEQQKQLQQLHRQMETLAVPVLRGGGGAVGGLGVHRPVFRTQSSPASTSLTLPEKTLSLPAQDTSSKPRFTTGLVYDSQMLKHQCTCGDNSSHPEHAGRIQSIWSRLQERGLKGQCESIRGRKATLEELQSVHTERHVLLYGTNPLNRLKLDNRKLAGILSQRMFVMLPCGGVGVDNDTIWNESHTSTASRLAAGSVVELAFRVAKGELKNGFAVVRPPGHHADPSNPMGFCYFNSVAIAAKQLQHKLSVSKILIVDWDVHHGNGTEEVFYNDPSVLYISLHRYDDGNFFPGSGSPAEVGSGAGEGFNVNVAWTGGLDPPMGDAEYLAAFRSVVMPIAQEFSPDVVLVSAGFDAAEGNPAPLGGYKVSAKCFGFLTRQLMSLAGGRLVLALEGGHDLTAICDASEACVSSLLGIQEPLPEDVLLQKPNANAVRSLQTVIQIQSQYWQSVKAYSGSVGLSYMAAQSRDCEETDAVKALASLSVGVLSSKSLPDEPMEHDSDSM, from the exons ATGGATCTCAGGGTGGGAGAGCGGGGGATGCGCCCTGGTTCGGACACGGTGCTCCTCACCCCGCTGCACCCGCCTTTACACCTCTCACCGTTCTCCCCACAACCTCGCAGCTCCTTCTCCCAACAACAGCTTCACCAGCAAATCCGG TTTAATATGGAACAAAGGAGGCGAGAGCACGAGCATCACGAGAAACAACAAGAGTTGCAGCAACTAAAGCACAAAGATAAGAGTCAACAGA GCGCGGTGGCAAGTTCCTTAGTGAAACAGAAACTCCAGGAGGTGATTCTCAAGAAGCAGAAAAAGGCCGAGCTGGAAAGAACAAACGCTAACTCTCTGACTGCACCTCCTGTTCAATACAG AAAGCTGGGCCCTGACCCTAGCGTACCCACTCTTGTTTCCTCTTCAACGCAGCCCCCTCCTGAGGGTCCAGAGGGCACGCCGCTGCGCAGAGCAG CGTCCGAGCCTAATCTGAAGGTGAAACACAAGCTGAAGAAACACCTGAATACCCGCAAGAGTCCACTCACCCGCAAAGAGAGTGCCCCACCCACTGTCAAGCACAGAGTTCCTGATACACTGG actCGTCcccgagcagcagcagcactccaGTCTCTGGCTGTAGCTCTCCTAACGACAGTCTGCCTAATGAGAATGGACTGCTGCCATCTGCAGGCGGCCTCTCACATGAG GCCCAGAAACTGCTGCTCAGAGATGGTACTCTAGCTAACTTCACCATCCAGAGTCCCTCCACCCTGCCCACCATCACACTGGGACTACCAGCTAACTCGAGG ACTGAAGGAGAGCTGTCCTCGCTGAAGGTCAGCCGAGTACCGGTGGTCACTGCCGGCGGCTCTTCAGTGTTCCTCCCCCTCAGCAGAGAAGATCAGGCAGGGCAGATGAACCCACACCTACCTGTCATCATCCTGGAGCCATCTGGACTAGTCCGCACTCCGCTACTCACCG TTCAAGGCCTAGACTCCGTTCCGCTCCAGTTTGCGCAGCCGTTGGACCACCTGTCTGCTGGAGGTGTTCAATCACACAAGCCCCTGAGCAGAGCACGCTCAGAACCCCTTCCTCAGAGTCCCCACGTGCTTCACACACATCTCCTacaacaacagcacaacacGCAACTACTGGAGAGGCTCAAACAGCAGACACACCTGGGCAAG CTGATGTCCAAGTCCAGTGAGAAGCCCAGATTGCATCAGATACCTTCTGAGGATATGGACTCAGAGGACGGTGGCGGGACGTCACCCACGGAGCCAGCCTATCACAGCAGAGGGCGGTCAGAGTCGCTGAGGGAAGTGGAGCCATCAGCATCCAAGACACAAGAGGAGCAGATGAACCTGCAGCATGCCCTCATACTTAATCAG TCGTTGCTATGGGAACAGcagaagcagctgcagcagctccacCGACAAATGGAGACCCTGGCAGTACCTGTGTTGCGCGGAGGTGGCGGGGCCGTTGGTGGCTTGGGCGTCCATCGCCCCGTGTTCCGTACGCAGTCTTCCCCAGCCTCCACCTCTCTCACTCTGCCAGAGAAAACCCTTAGCCTACCTGCACAAGACACCAGCAGCAAGCCACGCTTCACCACTG GCCTCGTCTATGACTCTCAAATGCTGAAACACCAGTGTACCTGTGGAGATAACAGCAGTCACCCAGAGCATGCTGGGAGGATACAGAGCATCTGGTCCCGACTACAGGAGAGAGGCCTGAAGGGACAGTGCGAG AGTATCCGCGGCCGTAAAGCCACTCTGGAGGAGCTGCAGTCAGTCCACACGGAGCGTCACGTGTTGCTATATGGCACCAACCCGCTCAACAGGCTCAAACTGGATAACCGCAAATTGGCTG GGATCCTGTCTCAAAGGATGTTTGTGATGTTACCATGCGGCGGTGTAGGG GTTGATAATGACACCATTTGGAATGAGTCGCACACCTCCACGGCGTCACGTCTGGCAGCAGGAAGTGTCGTGGAGCTGGCGTTCAGAGTGGCCAAAGGAGAACTAAAG aatggCTTTGCTGTTGTCAGACCACCAGGGCATCACGCAGACCCCTCCAATCCCat ggGTTTCTGTTACTTCAATTCTGTAGCTATAGCTGCTAAACAGCTCCAACACAAGCTCAGCGTCAGCAAGATCCTCATTGTCGACTGG GACGTTCACCATGGTAATGGCACGGAGGAAGTGTTTTACAACGACCCCAGTGTTCTCTACATCTCACTTCATCGTTATGACGACGGAAACTTCTTCCCCGGCAGTGGGTCTCCCGCTGAG GTTGGATCTGGAGCTGGTGAGGGCTTTAATGTGAATGTGGCGTGGACAGGAGGACTGGACCCACCCATGGGAGATGCTGAATACCTCGCTGCATTCAG GTCTGTGGTGATGCCGATCGCTCAGGAGTTCTCTCCGGATGTAGTTCTGGTGTCAGCCGGGTTTGACGCCGCCGAGGGAAACCCCGCTCCTCTAGGAGGCTACAAGGTCTCCGCCAAAT GTTTCGGTTTCCTGACCCGTCAGCTGATGTCTCTAGCAGGAGGCCGTCTGGTTTTGGCCCTTGAGGGAGGTCACGACCTCACAGCAATCTGTGACGCATCTGAAGCCTGTGTCAGTTCACTCTTGGGCATACAG GAACCGCTGCCGGAGGACGTCCTCCTCCAGAAGCCCAACGCTAACGCAGTCCGCTCCCTACAAACTGTCATACAGATACAAA GTCAGTACTGGCAGAGTGTGAAGGCCTACAGTGGATCAGTGGGTCTGTCATACATGGCTGCTCAGAGCAGAGACTGTGAGGAAACGGATGCTGTCAAGGCTTTGGCCTCGCTCTCTGTTGGAGTTCTTTCA
- the hdac7a gene encoding histone deacetylase 7 isoform X1 — protein MFTRQTDGIGTSGNIVKTDRQDSVLPTVADSSVAVSRTSLLFPMDLRVGERGMRPGSDTVLLTPLHPPLHLSPFSPQPRSSFSQQQLHQQIRFNMEQRRREHEHHEKQQELQQLKHKDKSQQSAVASSLVKQKLQEVILKKQKKAELERTNANSLTAPPVQYRKLGPDPSVPTLVSSSTQPPPEGPEGTPLRRAASEPNLKVKHKLKKHLNTRKSPLTRKESAPPTVKHRVPDTLDSSPSSSSTPVSGCSSPNDSLPNENGLLPSAGGLSHEAQKLLLRDGTLANFTIQSPSTLPTITLGLPANSRTEGELSSLKVSRVPVVTAGGSSVFLPLSREDQAGQMNPHLPVIILEPSGLVRTPLLTVQGLDSVPLQFAQPLDHLSAGGVQSHKPLSRARSEPLPQSPHVLHTHLLQQQHNTQLLERLKQQTHLGKLMSKSSEKPRLHQIPSEDMDSEDGGGTSPTEPAYHSRGRSESLREVEPSASKTQEEQMNLQHALILNQSLLWEQQKQLQQLHRQMETLAVPVLRGGGGAVGGLGVHRPVFRTQSSPASTSLTLPEKTLSLPAQDTSSKPRFTTGLVYDSQMLKHQCTCGDNSSHPEHAGRIQSIWSRLQERGLKGQCESIRGRKATLEELQSVHTERHVLLYGTNPLNRLKLDNRKLAGILSQRMFVMLPCGGVGVDNDTIWNESHTSTASRLAAGSVVELAFRVAKGELKNGFAVVRPPGHHADPSNPMGFCYFNSVAIAAKQLQHKLSVSKILIVDWDVHHGNGTEEVFYNDPSVLYISLHRYDDGNFFPGSGSPAEVGSGAGEGFNVNVAWTGGLDPPMGDAEYLAAFRSVVMPIAQEFSPDVVLVSAGFDAAEGNPAPLGGYKVSAKCFGFLTRQLMSLAGGRLVLALEGGHDLTAICDASEACVSSLLGIQEPLPEDVLLQKPNANAVRSLQTVIQIQSQYWQSVKAYSGSVGLSYMAAQSRDCEETDAVKALASLSVGVLSSKSLPDEPMEHDSDSM, from the exons ATGGAATCGGCACCTCTGGGAACATCGTAAAGACTGACAGACAGGACAGCGTACTTCCCACAGTGGCAG ATTCCTCAGTGGCAGTGTCGCGAACATCCTTGCTGTTTCCCATGGATCTCAGGGTGGGAGAGCGGGGGATGCGCCCTGGTTCGGACACGGTGCTCCTCACCCCGCTGCACCCGCCTTTACACCTCTCACCGTTCTCCCCACAACCTCGCAGCTCCTTCTCCCAACAACAGCTTCACCAGCAAATCCGG TTTAATATGGAACAAAGGAGGCGAGAGCACGAGCATCACGAGAAACAACAAGAGTTGCAGCAACTAAAGCACAAAGATAAGAGTCAACAGA GCGCGGTGGCAAGTTCCTTAGTGAAACAGAAACTCCAGGAGGTGATTCTCAAGAAGCAGAAAAAGGCCGAGCTGGAAAGAACAAACGCTAACTCTCTGACTGCACCTCCTGTTCAATACAG AAAGCTGGGCCCTGACCCTAGCGTACCCACTCTTGTTTCCTCTTCAACGCAGCCCCCTCCTGAGGGTCCAGAGGGCACGCCGCTGCGCAGAGCAG CGTCCGAGCCTAATCTGAAGGTGAAACACAAGCTGAAGAAACACCTGAATACCCGCAAGAGTCCACTCACCCGCAAAGAGAGTGCCCCACCCACTGTCAAGCACAGAGTTCCTGATACACTGG actCGTCcccgagcagcagcagcactccaGTCTCTGGCTGTAGCTCTCCTAACGACAGTCTGCCTAATGAGAATGGACTGCTGCCATCTGCAGGCGGCCTCTCACATGAG GCCCAGAAACTGCTGCTCAGAGATGGTACTCTAGCTAACTTCACCATCCAGAGTCCCTCCACCCTGCCCACCATCACACTGGGACTACCAGCTAACTCGAGG ACTGAAGGAGAGCTGTCCTCGCTGAAGGTCAGCCGAGTACCGGTGGTCACTGCCGGCGGCTCTTCAGTGTTCCTCCCCCTCAGCAGAGAAGATCAGGCAGGGCAGATGAACCCACACCTACCTGTCATCATCCTGGAGCCATCTGGACTAGTCCGCACTCCGCTACTCACCG TTCAAGGCCTAGACTCCGTTCCGCTCCAGTTTGCGCAGCCGTTGGACCACCTGTCTGCTGGAGGTGTTCAATCACACAAGCCCCTGAGCAGAGCACGCTCAGAACCCCTTCCTCAGAGTCCCCACGTGCTTCACACACATCTCCTacaacaacagcacaacacGCAACTACTGGAGAGGCTCAAACAGCAGACACACCTGGGCAAG CTGATGTCCAAGTCCAGTGAGAAGCCCAGATTGCATCAGATACCTTCTGAGGATATGGACTCAGAGGACGGTGGCGGGACGTCACCCACGGAGCCAGCCTATCACAGCAGAGGGCGGTCAGAGTCGCTGAGGGAAGTGGAGCCATCAGCATCCAAGACACAAGAGGAGCAGATGAACCTGCAGCATGCCCTCATACTTAATCAG TCGTTGCTATGGGAACAGcagaagcagctgcagcagctccacCGACAAATGGAGACCCTGGCAGTACCTGTGTTGCGCGGAGGTGGCGGGGCCGTTGGTGGCTTGGGCGTCCATCGCCCCGTGTTCCGTACGCAGTCTTCCCCAGCCTCCACCTCTCTCACTCTGCCAGAGAAAACCCTTAGCCTACCTGCACAAGACACCAGCAGCAAGCCACGCTTCACCACTG GCCTCGTCTATGACTCTCAAATGCTGAAACACCAGTGTACCTGTGGAGATAACAGCAGTCACCCAGAGCATGCTGGGAGGATACAGAGCATCTGGTCCCGACTACAGGAGAGAGGCCTGAAGGGACAGTGCGAG AGTATCCGCGGCCGTAAAGCCACTCTGGAGGAGCTGCAGTCAGTCCACACGGAGCGTCACGTGTTGCTATATGGCACCAACCCGCTCAACAGGCTCAAACTGGATAACCGCAAATTGGCTG GGATCCTGTCTCAAAGGATGTTTGTGATGTTACCATGCGGCGGTGTAGGG GTTGATAATGACACCATTTGGAATGAGTCGCACACCTCCACGGCGTCACGTCTGGCAGCAGGAAGTGTCGTGGAGCTGGCGTTCAGAGTGGCCAAAGGAGAACTAAAG aatggCTTTGCTGTTGTCAGACCACCAGGGCATCACGCAGACCCCTCCAATCCCat ggGTTTCTGTTACTTCAATTCTGTAGCTATAGCTGCTAAACAGCTCCAACACAAGCTCAGCGTCAGCAAGATCCTCATTGTCGACTGG GACGTTCACCATGGTAATGGCACGGAGGAAGTGTTTTACAACGACCCCAGTGTTCTCTACATCTCACTTCATCGTTATGACGACGGAAACTTCTTCCCCGGCAGTGGGTCTCCCGCTGAG GTTGGATCTGGAGCTGGTGAGGGCTTTAATGTGAATGTGGCGTGGACAGGAGGACTGGACCCACCCATGGGAGATGCTGAATACCTCGCTGCATTCAG GTCTGTGGTGATGCCGATCGCTCAGGAGTTCTCTCCGGATGTAGTTCTGGTGTCAGCCGGGTTTGACGCCGCCGAGGGAAACCCCGCTCCTCTAGGAGGCTACAAGGTCTCCGCCAAAT GTTTCGGTTTCCTGACCCGTCAGCTGATGTCTCTAGCAGGAGGCCGTCTGGTTTTGGCCCTTGAGGGAGGTCACGACCTCACAGCAATCTGTGACGCATCTGAAGCCTGTGTCAGTTCACTCTTGGGCATACAG GAACCGCTGCCGGAGGACGTCCTCCTCCAGAAGCCCAACGCTAACGCAGTCCGCTCCCTACAAACTGTCATACAGATACAAA GTCAGTACTGGCAGAGTGTGAAGGCCTACAGTGGATCAGTGGGTCTGTCATACATGGCTGCTCAGAGCAGAGACTGTGAGGAAACGGATGCTGTCAAGGCTTTGGCCTCGCTCTCTGTTGGAGTTCTTTCA